The Spodoptera frugiperda isolate SF20-4 chromosome 2, AGI-APGP_CSIRO_Sfru_2.0, whole genome shotgun sequence genome includes the window cggatgaactgtaaAAACTTATAAATGAATCTGCAGTTCACTAACTTGTATGCTACAAgtcatatttaaatatgttgCATGTAGAAGTGAATTAGcctctaattgaaataaatgtctttatataaatatactttgtACAAGATTGTCTAAATGCCGTAGTAGCCCTAACGCAGTAGTGCAcacttaaatacttaattaggCAATGAATGCGTCTAGTCTGGACGTTATCTGGCGGCGCGTGTACAGATATGGAGCACTTACATCACCGCAACAATCGCAAAGACTGCGCTGGGAAATTTGTTGcttactatacatatatttctaTATACATGTTTTCTATCTGCTGaacataattaaatgatttgtGACGTGAcatgtaataaatactttttgataATTCTTTTTCAGCTAAAGTAAAGTATATCTGAACATTATTTAAAGTGTAGTAAGTTATACTAAACTTTTGTCGGTAAATAAATGGCTGACTGGACTTAACTCGCCATTGGCATCATCTATTATCGAAAGgcacaaacaatatttattgaatagaaaaattaaatatcccTTAATATAATGCAGGTGTGGGACACCATTGACAGAAAGCCGAATTTGGAGCACACCATCTACACCATAGCATCTGTCGGACATGTCAAGTGGAGGCCGCAGAAAACGtatgttgaaaaaaaatataaaaaattatttagtttgtatTCTTTTTATGACCTGCCTCTACACTAATAAGGCACGTTAGTTTGattatacagtagaagctctttattcgcggggtatgcgttccgtaaatatgccgcgaatacagaaaccgtgaatatggaatggtaatttgtatggggttatataTGCAAATAGTAatgcaaatagtagataaaaaaattgaaaaattgcctgatgataatattattatcatcaggtttaggtcacactaggtttaggcagaagtcacaatctagacgtagttgtaataaagtctattttatttttttatccttctactgacgcgttgacaaaggatagcgaatgtattttttaggttacgcaccgatatttcgattcgatccgcgaataaagaaatcttagaCCGCGAATATAGGAATTGGATCGcattttttcaatccgcgaatagtgaaaacgcgaatgaaggaagcgcgaataaggagcttctactgtaatCTGGTTTAATTGTCATATACgaacaaatatttatctacagtAGGCTTCCTGAATCCTGACCTACTTTAGAGGTCTTGCTAGAGAGATAAAAATATCTGgcattttgaatttatttaaacaatcatCAAGTAAGGTACAAGAGTAAGAGTACAAGGAagttttttataagtatgtaatatGACGTGCCCCCCTCCCCCCAGGTACCAGGTAGCGTCGTGTGCGCTAGTGCTGGACTGCGCGGTCCACGTGTGGGACGTGCGCCGCCCCCACGTGCCGCTGGCCACCTTCGCGGAGCACCGGGACGTCACCACCGCCATCGCGTGGCTCGCCGACCCACACACCTTCCTGTCCACTAGCAGGGTCTGTACTTGGCTGTCTTTCGAGAGCTCTGGAATGTCTATATGTGTATATAGAGGAGCAATCGGCGTCACCCATGGATACTCGTAATACTCGAGTAGTGAGGGCGATGCCGGTGTATTGGGGCTGGAGAGTTATAGCGTGTGTTGCAGGACTGCAGCCTGTACCGGCACCGGTTCAGCGAGGCGGCGCACCCCGTGCTGTGGGCCAACCCGCACGGCGTGTGCGTGTCGGCGCGCGGGGACCTGGCGCACGCCGCGCCCGAGCGCCCGCTGCCCGCGCTGCCCGCGCGCTGCCGCCCCGCGCCCGCCGAGCGGCACCTGCCCGGCCTCGGGTAACTATACACTACACTTTATATACGCTGTACTGGCGCACGCCGCGCCCGAGCGCCCGCTGCCCGCGCTGCCCGCGCGCTGCCGCCCCGCGCCCGCCGAGCGGCACCTGCCCGGCCTCGGGTAACTATACACTACACTTTATATACGCTGTACTGGCGCACGCCGCGCCCGAGCGCCCGCTGCCCGCGCTGCCCGCGCGCTGCCGCCCCGCGCCCGCCGAGCGGCACCTGCCCGGCCTCGGGTAACTATACACTACACTTTATATACGCTGTACTGGCGCACGCCGCGCCCGAGCGCCCGCTGCCCGCGCTGCCCGCGCGCTGCCGCCCCGCGCCCGCCGAGCGGCACCTGCCCGGCCTCGGGTAACTATACACTACACTTTATATACGCTGTACTGGCGCACGCCGCGCCCGAGCGCCCGCTGCCCGCGCTGCCCGCGCGCTGCCGCCCCGCGCCCGCCGAGCGGCACCTGCCCGGCCTCGGGTAACTATACACTACACTTTATATACGCTGTACTGGCGCACGCCGCGCCCGAGCGCCCGCTGCCCGCGCTGCCCGCGCGCTGCCGCCCCGCGCCCGCCGAGCGGCACCTGCCCGGCCTCGGGTAACTATACACTACACTTTATATACGCTGTACTGGCGCACGCCGCGCCCGAGCGCCCGCTGCCCGCGCTGCCCGCGCGCTGCCGCCCCGCGCCCGCCGAGCGGCACCTGCCCGGCCTCGGGTAACTATACACTACACTTTATATACGCTGTACTGGCGCACGCCGCGCCCGAGCGCCCGCTGCCCGCGCTGCCCGCGCGCTGCCGCCCCGCGCCCGCCGAGCGGCACCTGCCCGGCCTCGGGTAACTATACACTACACTTTATATACGCTGTACTGGCGCACGCCGCGCCCGAGCGCCCGCTGCCCGCGCTGCCCGCGCGCTGCCGCCCCGCGCCCGCCGAGCGGCACCTGCCCGGCCTCGGGTAACTATACACTACACTTTATATACGCTGTACTGGCGCACGCCGCGCCCGAGCGCCCGCTGCCCGCGCTGCCCGCGCGCTGCCGCCCCGCGCCCGCCGAGCGGCACCTGCCCGGCCTCGGGTAACTATACACTACACTTTATATACGCTGTACTGGCGCACGCCGCGCCCGAGCGCCCGCTGCCCGCGCTGCCCGCGCGCTGCCGCCCCGCGCCCGCCGAGCGGCACCTGCCCGGCCTCGGGTAACTATACACTACACTTTATATACGCTGTACTGGCGCACGCCGCGCCCGAGCGCCCGCTGCCCGCGCTGCCCGCGCGCTGCCGCCCCGCGCCCGCCGAGCGGCACCTGCCCGGCCTCGGGTAACTATACACTACACTTTATATACGCTGTACTGGCGCACGCCGCGCCCGAGCGCCCGCTGCCCGCGCTGCCCGCGCGCTGCCGCCCCGCGCCCGCCGAGCGGCACCTGCCCGGCCTCGGGTAACTATACACTACACTTTATATACGCTGTACTGGCGCACGCCGCGCCCGAGCGCCCGCTGCCCGCGCTGCCCGCGCGCTGCCGCCCCGCGCCCGCCGAGCGGCACCTGCCCGGCCTCGGGTAACTATACACTACACTTTATATACGCTGTACTGGCGACACCCTTCACTCGTGACCCATAATGCAGAGAATACATCGTTTGTGGCAATTACAACATGTGCGTGATGTGTCCACAGTCGCAAGCAGCCGACGGCGGGGTCTCTGTCGGCGGGGGCGCAGGCCGCCCTGGAGCGCGCCTTCCCCGGGGGCGCGTCGTCCACCCTGCTCCGCTACAGCGCGCCCCCCCACAACGCGCTGCTGCAGTGCGCCGCCCACTACCGCATGCGGGGCGCGCCCCCGCACGTGCTCGCGGAACATAACGCCAACGTCGCGCGGGCCAACAACCGACACATGGTGCGTGCTCTATCCTGTGTATTGCGAACTTGTACAATTAACTTTTGATGCGATTGAGTAACGTGTGGTAACACACCGTGCAGGTGAGCCACGTGTGGGAGGTGGTGCGCTGCGTGTACGAGGCGCGCGCGGCGGGGCGCGGCAGCCCGGCGCCCCCCCGCAGCAAGGAGCCCCCGCGCCCCGAGCCCCCGCCACTGCCGCCCTACACGCACACCTACAAGTAAGTCGCAACGCGCCATACATAAACTTCACTGTGCATTCTACTTGCTTATGTTACTTATTGTTAAATTTTGCCATTTCTTTAATTCAACAGTTATACTTACACTGTATCGAATTAATCCTATCATACAACCAATTGAATGTCAATACCCGGGGCGTCTTATTAACCTCGTACTGCATTCTCCAGTAGCGCAGTAGAGGAGGAGCCGCTGGAGGAAGTGGAGGAGTGGGCGGAGACACAGTTCCACAACAGCGGGGTGCTGGGCAAGCCCACGCTCAGTATCTACATCCCGCCCAGCAAGCCCTCCAAGCACGCGCGCTCGCTAGACGATGGTGAGCCGACATTCGCACTACACTTACTCCCAGATGTCATGAAacgtattattttgttacctattcACATCGAAATCGTCCTAATTACTTATGATGGTGCAGAAAACACAGGCTGGGTGTCGGCCGCATCAGCTCACTACGTAGATGTAGACGCAGCAGACTGGACTCTACCAGAGGAGGCCTTCCCTCTCCGCagcgcgcccccgcccccgcacGCACTGGGGGCGCACACTACACCCGCGCCCACCGCGCCCCCGCACACACTGCGACATGATGACAAGGATCACACAGGTCAGTGGAGGTTTTGTTTTACACAGTCGTTATCGGCCGGAGTACAGGTAGTGTTAATGAATGTCCGTGCAGTAGTCCCCCGCAGTGGCGGCGGCACGTCCCCGGGCGGCAGCTCGTCCCCGGGCAGCGGCTCCAGCGGGTCCAGCGGCTCGGCCTGCACCGCGCCGCCCAACCTCGACCACTCCGGGTACCACCATCACAGCAACATGCACGTGAGTTGTTCATAACCTAACTACATATTGTTACCTTTTTGAACTTTGAATAATGTTAACATAATTATCCCAATTTACCATAAAGTCCACATTAGCGTCAATCTACATTTTCAATGATAACGATCTCTGATCTGTATTGTTTTGACGGTGTCTAACGATTTGCTGTCAAAGTGGGTCATGTTTCGCATTAGTCGATTGTACTTACGATCGATCTCCTAACTATTAATAGTTCATTCAATGTTCGATATGTTCAACGATGTTAGTTGTCGAGATAGTGTCgttgtaacaatattttgtgataTATCAGATGGAGGAAGGTGGGGAGGGTTGCGATGGTGGGTTGGCCATCCGAGTGGGCGACAATCGCAGCCCACAGCTGGACGTGGCCCCACTGCTGGCCGCGGCACTGCGCCAGCACGCGGACCTGGGGGACGTACAGACTCCAGCCGTAGTGATGCTGGTGTTGCAGGATCACAGGTACATTGCCACCCAGTGGACGTAGTATCAGGTAGCTAGACACCAGCTGTATATGTCGTGTGTGTACAGGAGCGACCTGTTCCCGTACATCGAGGAGAGCCTGCAGGAGCACTGGCTGCTCGGCTACATCGAGCTGCTGCAGCGACACAAGCTCTGGAACATCGCCACCGAGGTACGTGCCGCGGACTGTGTGCTGGGTATATGTAGCTAGTGCGCGAGTACTGAGTCCCCCCTCCCCGCAGGTGGTGCGCAGTGCGTGGATCAGCTCGGTGTGGGTGGTGTCGCAGCAGTCCACCAGCGTGGCGCTGTGCTGCGGGCGCTGCGGGCGCCGCTGGAGGCGCGCCGCCTGCGActgcgcgggggcgcgggcggcgcgggcgcgggggcgcggccgTGTGCGCGGTGTGCCGGCGCGTGGTGCGCGGGCTGTACGCGTGGTGCCAGGGCTGCGGCCACGGCGGGCACCTGCAGCACATGCGCGCCTGGCTGCAGCGCCACCAGCTGTGCCCCGCCGGCTGCGCGCACCGCTGCCAGCTCGCCTGACGCCAGTTGCCAGCTCGCGGGACCGCTGCGCGCGCCATCTACGCATAGCTGCCCGCCACTGCGATCGCATCTCGTTCCTACATACTAATCTTTAAGAACAAACGTATAATCATTTGTTACGATCATGAATAATCACAAGAAATATTACCTCATGTGAGCGCCTCTGTATCCGAGTTACGTCCAGTTTGTAAAATCAGTTGAATGTATTGTAACGCCTAGTCGATCTCTAGTCGTTATTATAAAGACCTGCTAGCAATGAATAACATGTGATACAAACTATTTTCAATCTTTATGCCAGTTAAACTAAACAGTTAACTAAAATCACGACACAATCTCTAATTTTAATCAATAGGTCGGAGGATTCTTATAAAAAGACAGCTTCTTCAACAATGACAAACAATACGTACCATAGTGAACATACTCATACATTACCTGTAGTacttaatttttcaaaatatatttatctattaaGAATAATTTCTGcaaatgtttaattatgtacaatGTTTTAAAGAAGGTGTACCAATAAGCGATGCCTTTATATACGCGTATTTTGTGATGTtgatatgtttatatttttgttttaatgtaaatagtTACGAATGACAAGAATCAATGTGTATTCATAGACTGATTTAATGATaatcttgtatatttttataattgaataaaataaataataaaacgataCTTTTTTACacaattgttttattacattatcataataaattattatttacagaaatattcataataatcgAGTAACTATGTATAAGCTGGTTTGGCGAGGTAGCCTCAGGACACGCGAGAGCAAAAAGGACCTAGTGGATGTGTGATCACTTTGAGAATTAACTATATCTTATAAAAGAGCCTTTTCCATTTGTAATACTCTCGCGGTAAACTGCTCCATATAATTAGCTATCTAAACGGGTTGGCACAAGCATGTCTTACACTGAGCGAGGTGTTCGCTAAAATATCACATCTATACAATATCAACTCACCTCCAAATATTTTGGCTAAATGATACATTATAGATGGCGCCACTTGCGATTATGAGCCACCAACTCTCATTAAATTGGACTAAACGTTTAGCTTACATTATGACAGTTCTTTTTATTGGAATGTATAGAAAATCTACAAGTTATGGAACATTCAATGCGCAATAAATAATGTGATTAATGCTTTATTGGGGGATATGAGATTATCCATTGATATCACATTCATATCACACTGCTGTTTGTCCAGGCAGTCACTTATCATCAGAAAATACAATTACATTATTTGTGAGTCCTTTACAACATACAtattcatataaatatacagaaaaAGTGGCAGTGTTGTTTGTATGGACGTTAATAAGcgctatataataatatgacaggACCCGGGCATTGACATTAGGTTTATCACTTATCACAGTTCCGCTGTGTAggtagtttaatataaaatggaGGTCTAAAGGAATAAAAGTTTCTAAATTGAAAGTTATGGAGTAATGGCGCTGTTAATGACATGGCACATTCAATATATAAACTAGCTGGTGTCCCCTTCAAGGGCAGGTTCATAGTCCCGCAATGGACTGTTGATGAATGATGACGAATGATGTTGTGTGGTGTATAACTACTAAGATCGCGTTTGTTCACCAGTAGATGCTTTCTAGTCGATAATGATTTTCCAATTCTATCAGATATGTCCCTCAGCGTATCGCGTGCAAGATACACTCAGTTCTTTTACCGCAGGCGCCCTCTAGTGAGTGTTGTTGAGTAGCTAGCACACAATACAGCAAGGTTTCTTCTTGACGTCTTCTTGTTCCTCTTCAGCAGCCAGACCTTTCTTCTGTCGCGACATCTGCCGGATCAGCGTCAGGAAAGCCTGGAGTGGAGGTACACTCACATTTATACAGGGGAAAAGAAACTAGATTTTAAAAgaagcaaataaataacaatgtgtCTACTAAAATGAAATAACTATGTAATGTAAAAAGGTTAAAGATCTATTCATTCAGTGCCAAAACTGCTTATCTACATTAATGTATTTAAAGAATCAGTTGGTGCTAACTATGGTCCACATGCatgagtttgttattgtttactgGTTATGTGCTAAATTACTCAATGTTTAAGTTACTTACCCTATCAGAGAGAGAGCAATTAGTCCATACTTGGTGCTATGTAATGCAATCTAGAGCGAGCTAAATTTACCTACGATTTTAGAAATAAGAGTTACAACTTGTAAGTctgtttttgtaaaacaattagAAAAACTACGTAAACCTGTGTATTGATGTAAATGTACAACAAAT containing:
- the LOC118269102 gene encoding LOW QUALITY PROTEIN: GATOR complex protein WDR24 (The sequence of the model RefSeq protein was modified relative to this genomic sequence to represent the inferred CDS: deleted 1 base in 1 codon), whose translation is MIPSNTICVSQEGPANALALNKDCSQVVIAGRNVFKVFSIGENDFSEVCNLRVGKNLNLNFSSIDVAWSTIEENTLATAATNGAVVVWNLGRSGRSKQEHVFSDHKRTVNKVSFHLTEPALLISGSQDGMMKCFDLRMKEVARTFISNTESIRDVQFSPHQAHTFAAVSENGNVQLWDVRRHERCLMQFTAHSGPVFACDWHPEQPWLATASRDKTIKVWDTIDRKPNLEHTIYTIASVGHVKWRPQKTYQVASCALVLDCAVHVWDVRRPHVPLATFAEHRDVTTAIAWLADPHTFLSTSRDCSLYRHRFSEAAHPVLWANPHGVCVSARGDLAHAAPERPLPALPARCRPAPAERHLPGLGRKQPTAGSLSAGAQAALERAFPGGASSTLLRYSAPPHNALLQCAAHYRMRGAPPHVLAEHNANVARANNRHMVSHVWEVVRCVYEARAAGRGSPAPPRSKEPPRPEPPPLPPYTHTYNSAVEEEPLEEVEEWAETQFHNSGVLGKPTLSIYIPPSKPSKHARSLDDENTGWVSAASAHYVDVDAADWTLPEEAFPLRSAPPPPHALGAHTTPAPTAPPHTLRHDDKDHTVVPRSGGGTSPGGSSSPGSGSSGSSGSACTAPPNLDHSGYHHHSNMHMEEGGEGCDGGLAIRVGDNRSPQLDVAPLLAAALRQHADLGDVQTPAVVMLVLQDHRSDLFPYIEESLQEHWLLGYIELLQRHKLWNIATEVVRSAWISSVWVVSQQSTSVALCCGRCGRRWRRAACDCAGARAAGRGGAAVCAVCRRVVRGLYAWCQGCGHGGHLQHMRAWLQRHQLCPAGCAHRCQLA